GCTTGTACAGGATCTTGTAAAACAATACTCCCTTGAAGGAAAATCTTTTACGGTGCTGGATAAACTCTCCTTTTCCGTGGATTCCGGTGATTTTCTCACCATTCTGGGTCCCTCGGGATGCGGTAAAACAACCCTCATCCGCTGTATCTGCAGTATTGAAGAACCCACTTCGGGAAAAATCCTCCTGGATGGAGAACCTATCAGCGGTATCGGTCCGGACCGCCTTATGGTGTTTCAGGATTTCAACCAGCTGTTCCCCTGGAAAACCGTTATTGAAAATGTCATCTATCCCTTGAAATTAAATAAAGTATCGGGGGACATCAAAACGCTGACACAGCGGGCTGAAGAGTTTCTGGACCTGGTTCACCTTTCGGCTTTCAAACATGCCTATCCCAATCAGCTCTCCGGCGGCATGAGGCAACGGGTGGCGATTGCCCGCTCTTTGGCACTGAATCCTAAGGTCCTGGTGATGGATGAACCCTTTGGCGCACTGGATGCCCAGACCCGCTCCATCCTCCAAAAAGAATTGAAAAGCCTGTGGCGGAAATTTCAAACAACCATCATTTTTATTACCCATAATGTTCAGGAAGCGATTCTTTTGGGCTCAAAAGTGATGGTTCTCTCCTTAAGCCCGGCAAAAATCAAATATTACGAGAAAAATCCCCTCCCTGAACCCCGTATGCCCGAAACACCGGAATTTATGGCGCAGTGGCATACCCTCTATGATCAACTGGATACCCGGCGTTACTAAAGAGATTTCCTCAATAATGCCGGCTAATAATACTGCACTTTTTCTCTACTGACATGTAAATTCCCCTTATGGGTGTTCATCGTTCGCACAAGCAGGCCGAAAAGGGTAAAGAAAGTCCTTCACTTTGCTTCATTGCTCCACGGTATGAATATGAAAGTTTTTTAATTATTCAGGATGTGGGTATTTTGCGACATTTTTTTTCGGTCCATGTTTGCCGTTTTAAATCGGCTGCCGGTTTTCGAACCGTGGCAAGTATGATAAAGCAACTTTTTCAATTGCCCCTTCCCACATATCGCAGCCAGGCCTTGTTTATATGGTTTGCCGATTATCACGCCTTGATTCCCATGATACTGGGGCGTCTTTTCCGTAAGCCTGTATTTCTGGTCCTGGGTGGATATGATACCACATGGCTGCCGGAATATGCGTATGGTGTTTTTACAAATCCAGTTCGCACCCGAATCGTCCGTTTTTTATATCAAAAAGCTGCCTTAGTGTTGCCGGTCTCGGATTATGCCGCTGCCGAATCGAAAAAGAGAGGGGATTATTCAGGCCGTGTCATCTATAATGCCATCGTATTTCCGGATGTTCAATTGGAAAAACTAGTACCGGAAAAAAACCTGATCCTGACAGTGGGGTATTGCAATACCCGTCGACGGTATTTCATAAAAGGATTTGATCGTTTTCTCCAGATGGCCCGGATGAATCCTGACAATCCCTTTCTTATAATTGGTATGGAGCCGTCCTTTAAGAATGGGCTTTCAAATTTACCGGATAACCTGACAATTCTGACCCCCCAGCCACACAAAGCCCTTACCGAATACTATGAAAAAACATCGGTTTATTGCCAGTTCTCCCGTTTTGAATCCTTTGGCATGGGAGTGGCGGAGGCATGTGCCACTGGAGCCCTGCCCCTGGTTTCTTCTGCCGGAGCCCTGCCTGAAATGGTAAACAACAATACGGATTATATCATTGAGGATTTTGATGATCCGGAAGAGGGCCGGCGGAAAATTCAGTCGCTCTATTCCAAAAACTACAATAAGCGTGAGGAATGTATCCGGAAACTCAAAGAAAAATATAGTCTGGAAGTCCGTGAAAATGCCTTAAAATCAGTTTTTATTGAAAAAGGTCTTCTGCCGGAGGATATATGAAAGGTCCCCTGTTTATCCTGGGTCTGCATAAATCCGGAACGAGTCTGGTCCGCAGTCTGCTGGATGGTCACCCTGCCCTGACCGTGTTACCGGTAGAAACCCATCCTTTTCAGCATTTTGGATATGAAATCCATTACAACTACCGGCGGCAATTTGCTGAAAACCGGAATCGGGAAGATATTATCCGGCATTGCAGGGACTGGATCCACCGGAGCAATACTGCTGATGATCCGCTTACCGATTCGGTGACCCTCAATCTGTTTGATGAAACATGTTTTGCTGAAAAAATGGCTGATATTTCCGGTAAAACGGATCATAGAGCACAGGATTTTACCCTTTATTGGAATGCCTTGTATGCATCCTGTCATCAGGGGAGAAATATTCCGGAAGATACGTGGCTCTGTGAAAAATCAGTAGAACATGCTGAGTTTGCCGCGGAGCTGAAGTATCTCTACCCGGATGCCGTTTTTATTCATATCCTGCGAAATCCCTATGCCAATATTGTCAGTCTGCGCCGGTTTAAAGATAAAACAACCCGTTTTCCCAAAATTGACCGGGTGATTCAAACCATGGACAACAGCTACTACTATTTGCTTAAAAACATGAGAATGCTGTCGGATTATCATGTGATCCGGTATTGCGACCTTGTTTCCTCTCCCCGGGAAACACTCACAATGCTCTGTGAAATACTGAATATCCCGTTTCAGGACTGTCTTTTATATCCCACTCTGCTGGGAATGCCCTGGGAAGGAAACAGCACCTCAGGCGAAAAATTTGCCGGGGTATCCTCCACTCGTCTCACAGACTGGAAAAAACAGATATCTCCCTTGGAAATATCAATTATCAATACACGATACAGGGCTTTACTTGAACTCTTTGACTATGATCAATTTTCGATGAAAGGAAGTAAGTTCAGGCCTGTAAAAGGAGAAAATCCGGTTCGGTATCTCTATAACCGGCTGATTTTAAATCTTCGAAGTATCTAAACGTTTAGAACTCTCTGAGTACATCCAGTTCCAACGGGTTCCCTTTTGAATGATGGTGTGTAATCCTTTGTCAGAAACACCTAAAAATTTGAAAGCAGAAGACAGTGTTTTTTCCGGATCCTGAATCAAATCTTTGTACCGGATGACCATGGTGTTTTCCCGCTCTTCCAGGATTTCTTTCGTATGATATGCCTCGTCCAGGGTCTGTTTGATTTCATTTTCTTTCAGCCGGCGTTTCCATTTAAAGAGAAAAAAGTACCGTTTTATAGAACCCCGGCGGGTCATGCTTTCAGCGTTTTTCTTCCGGTCCCAGACAATAAACAGGATTTTAAGATTGGGAATTTTCAGATAATCTTTGATTGCATAATACGATAATGGGAATCGCTTCCGTACCCCCAGACGTTTCAAAAGTTCTGTCAGGAGATTCTTTTTGGTTTTTAGCTGAATCTGATTGGGGACACAGAGCTTATTTCCCACAACCGGTTTTCCGATAGCCGTTGTCCAGGTGTTTCTAAAATCTTCACTGCACAAGGCAATGT
This window of the Candidatus Neomarinimicrobiota bacterium genome carries:
- a CDS encoding ABC transporter ATP-binding protein gives rise to the protein MSNLLVQDLVKQYSLEGKSFTVLDKLSFSVDSGDFLTILGPSGCGKTTLIRCICSIEEPTSGKILLDGEPISGIGPDRLMVFQDFNQLFPWKTVIENVIYPLKLNKVSGDIKTLTQRAEEFLDLVHLSAFKHAYPNQLSGGMRQRVAIARSLALNPKVLVMDEPFGALDAQTRSILQKELKSLWRKFQTTIIFITHNVQEAILLGSKVMVLSLSPAKIKYYEKNPLPEPRMPETPEFMAQWHTLYDQLDTRRY